Proteins encoded in a region of the Raphanus sativus cultivar WK10039 chromosome 8, ASM80110v3, whole genome shotgun sequence genome:
- the LOC130498324 gene encoding hydroxyproline O-galactosyltransferase GALT4-like yields MKKSKLENSASQTRFGLVHFLSALLLFYFLCISFQFPFIFRTGSRSGSDVGSDALPRVVGREANRAIIAEEGDPHRPFTHPGRINRVGHVQLRSPEHKVRDFKTVSEIFSNETFFSDEFSVFHKTAKHAISTGKKMWTGLDSGLITKPDETPQKCPDTVSVTGPKFVNRSRIMVLPCGLMLGSHVTVVATPHWAHAEKGGKFSGKTVMVTQFMMELQGLKAAEGEDPPRILHFNPRIRGDWSGRAVIEQNTCYRMQWGPALRCDGRESMDDSVDGEVRCERWKRDDDDDDESRKTWWLNRLMGQRKEITHDWPYPFEEGKLFVLTLRAGMEGYHISVNGRHITSFPYRTGFVLEDATGLAVKGNIDVHSIYASSLPSTNPSFAPQKHLEMQGMWKAPALPEKPVELFIGILSAGNHFAERMAVRKSWMQQKLVRSSKVVARFFVALHARKEVNVDLKKEAEYFGDIVIVPYMDHYDLVVLKTVAICEYGVSTVAAKYIMKCDDDTFVRVDAVIQQAEKVKGGDSLYIGNINFYHKPLRNGKWAVTYEEWPEEYYPPYANGPGYILSYDIAKFIVDDFEQQRLRLFKMEDVSMGMWVEKFNETRTVAVVHSLRFCQFGCIEDYFTAHYQSPRQMICMWDKLRRLGKPQCCNMR; encoded by the exons ATGAAGAAGTCCAAACTCGAAAACTCCGCCTCACAGACCCGATTCGGCCTTGTTCACTTCCTATCAGCTCTCCTCCTCTTCTACTTCCTCTGCATCAGCTTCCAATTCCCTTTCATCTTCCGAACCGGGTCCCGGTCCGGGTCTGACGTCGGGTCCGACGCATTGCCGAGGGTCGTCGGTAGAGAAGCAAACCGAGCTATTATCGCAGAAGAAGGCGACCCGCATCGACCTTTCACGCATCCGGGTCGAATTAACCGGGTGGGTCACGTCCAGCTTCGCTCACCGGAGCATAAAGTCCGAGACTTTAAAACCGTCTCCGAAATCTTCTCCAACGAGACCTTCTTCTCCGATGAGTTCTCCGTCTTCCACAAAACGGCGAAGCACGCGATCTCAACCGGAAAAAAAATGTGGACCGGGCTCGATTCCGGTTTAATCACCAAACCGGACGAAACCCCTCAGAAATGTCCTGATACGGTTTCGGTTACCGGACCCAAGTTCGTTAACCGGAGCAGGATCATGGTTTTGCCTTGCGGGTTAATGCTTGGGTCCCACGTAACCGTCGTGGCGACGCCGCACTGGGCGCACGCGGAGAAAGGCGGGAAATTTAGCGGTAAGACGGTTATGGTGACGCAGTTCATGATGGAGCTGCAGGGGTTGAAGGCGGCGGAGGGGGAAGACCCGCCTCGGATCCTCCATTTCAACCCGAGGATTAGAGGTGATTGGAGCGGGAGGGCTGTGATCGAGCAGAACACTTGTTATCGGATGCAGTGGGGCCCTGCTTTACGTTGCGATGGTCGTGAGTCTATGGATGATTCTG ttGATGGAGAGGTGAGATGTGAGAGGTGGAAgagggatgatgatgatgatgatgagtcaAGGAAGACATGGTGGTTGAACAGGCTTATGGGCCAGAGGAAGGAGATAACACATGATTGGCCATACCCTTTTGAAGAAGGGAAGCTCTTTGTTCTTACACTTAGAGCTGGGATGGAAGGTTACCACATCAGCGTTAACGGAAGACATATCACATCTTTCCCTTACAGAACC GGGTTTGTCCTAGAGGATGCTACTGGATTAGCAGTGAAGGGGAACATTGATGTGCATTCGATATATGCTTCATCTTTACCCTCCACGAACCCTAGTTTCGCGCCGCAAAAGCATCTTGAGATGCAAGGCATGTGGAAAGCTCCTGCGTTACCTGAGAAGCCTGTAGAGCTCTTCATAGGGATTCTCTCTGCTGGTAACCATTTTGCAGAGAGGATGGCTGTGAGGAAGTCATGGATGCAGCAAAAGCTAGTCAGATCATCCAAAGTTGTCGCCCGGTTCTTTGTGGCATTG CACGCAAGAAAAGAAGTCAATGTGGATCTAAAGAAAGAAGCAGAGTACTTTGGTGATATCGTCATAGTACCGTACATGGATCACTATGACCTAGTTGTGCTCAAGACGGTTGCCATCTGCGAATACGGGGTTAGCACAGTGGCGGCAAAGTATATTATGAAATGTGACGATGATACGTTTGTGCGAGTGGATGCTGTTATCCAACAAGCAGAGAAGGTTAAGGGAGGAGATAGCCTTTATATTGGAAACATTAACTTCTACCACAAGCCACTGCGCAACGGGAAATGGGCTGTGACATACGAGGAATGGCCAGAAGAGTATTATCCTCCTTATGCAAACGGTCCCGGTTACATCTTGTCATATGATATAGCTAAGTTCATCGTCGACGATTTTGAGCAGCAGAGACTAAGA TTATTCAAGATGGAAGATGTGAGCATGGGAATGTGGGTGGAGAAGTTCAACGAGACTAGAACGGTGGCTGTTGTTCACAGCCTCAGGTTCTGCCAGTTCGGATGCATAGAAGACTACTTCACTGCTCATTACCAGTCGCCAAGGCAGATGATTTGCATGTGGGATAAGCTGCGGAGACTCGGGAAGCCACAGTGCTGCAACATGAGATGA
- the LOC108819752 gene encoding putative F-box/kelch-repeat protein At1g27420, whose protein sequence is MGPLIPGLLDEVAELCLTRIPRSEFRTISHVCSRWRRLIMREHYAAILKMSGSVEEQFMCVLMDNMYWEVFDGSGNTMGQIPPIPGPLKCGYGLMVLDGRKIVLVGGKYKARRSKVRGLKVRRAFEVREPAFANAVSANVHEFNPATNRWRKLADMNIPRHNFACAEVEGLLYVIRGYSADDVSILNAEVYNPKTNKWSLMDCPHRPNFCPAFAFSFNSKLFVVGNKSRFIDIYDPRKKTWEELDSGQTLDVYSYTVVSNKVYFLNRYRSGVGVFDPEKNSWSSVDVPKTFSRSSLGQLNNKVILYSRGIGYGLDKEDKAKWRATPITISGFEAISVVINF, encoded by the exons ATGGGTCCGTTAATACCCGGTTTGCTGGACGAAGTAGCAGAGCTGTGCCTCACACGAATCCCGCGCTCTGAGTTTCGGACCATTTCGCATGTGTGTTCGCGATGGAGGAGACTCATCATGCGCGAGCATTACGCGGCCATTCTAAAGATGTCTGGATCGGTGGAGGAGCAGTTCATGTGTGTTCTAATGGATAACATGTACTGGGAAGTCTTTGACGGCTCTGGTAACACAATGGGACAGATCCCTCCCATCCCTGGGCCTTTGAAGTGCGGTTACGGCCTCATGGTGCTTGATGGCAGAAAGATCGTGTTGGTTGGTGGAAAATACAAGGCCCGACGATCGAAGGTCCGAGGATTGAAGGTCCGACGAGCGTTTGAGGTCCGAGAACCTGCGTTCGCTAACGCTGTTTCGGCCAATGTTCATGAGTTCAATCCAGCTACTAACAG GTGGAGAAAACTAGCCGACATGAACATACCGCGTCACAACTTTGCATGTGCTGAAGTGGAAGGTCTTTTGTATGTGATCCGAGGCTACTCTGCAGATGATGTTAGCATTCTCAACGCGGAAGTATACAACCCTAAAACTAACAAATGGAGCCTCATGGATTGTCCACACCGCCCCAACTTCTGTCCTGCCTTCGCATTCTCCTTCAATTCCAAACTCTTCGTTGTAG gcaATAAATCAAGGTTCATTGACATATATGACCCCAGAAAGAAGACATGGGAAGAGTTAGACTCGGGGCAAACACTGGATGTGTACTCCTACACTGTTGTTAGCAACAAAGTGTATTTCCTGAACAGGTACAGGTCCGGAGTGGGAGTCTTTGATCCAGAGAAGAATTCTTGGAGCTCGGTGGATGTGCCTAAGACTTTTTCCAGGTCCAGCCTAGGGCAATTGAACAATAAGGTTATCCTTTATTCACGGGGAATTGGATATGGCCTTGATAAAGAGGACAAGGCCAAGTGGAGAGCCACACCGATTACAATATCTGGTTTTGAGGCCATCAGCGTTGTTATCAACTTTTGA